A single window of Montipora capricornis isolate CH-2021 chromosome 14, ASM3666992v2, whole genome shotgun sequence DNA harbors:
- the LOC138033621 gene encoding uncharacterized protein isoform X2 encodes MESQLDTEHGILKATSNGLRQQSVARRAVIKVERCRMQLFGCADVSGDAPNPGPSWRDDCSRILRKEKGLSEVFAMARVGKDVWKEFQEVNSLCEKGSLKDQKVSAGEVMRGVVSLKQWHMNPLCSLSDEQRLYLLRKVKEKEISLKELKHEAHNVRSLSQVQEAIVNFFQLKSWEEATNKFGDSVCSERLLRFRGDFEKLHEFKMFLKHLQNKTEHTIDGQASGTIITGSDGVTKGQVVFSRYEDVEASSSCLENGAFLSIGHAG; translated from the exons atggaaagtcaattggatactgaacatggaatcttaaaagcgacgagtaatggacttcgacaacaatctgtcgcccgtcgagccgtaatcaaa GTTGAACGATGTCGCATGCAATTATTTGGATGTGCAGATGTTTCTGGTGATGCACCAAATCCAGGCCCATCATGGAGGGATGACTGTTCTCGTATATTGCGTAAAGAG AAAGGATTAAGTGAAGTGTTTGCTATGGCTAGAGTTGGTAAAGATGTGTGGAAAGAATTTCAGGAGGTGAATTCATTGTGCGAGAAAGGGAGCCTCAAAGATCAAAAAGTCAGTGCAGGAGAAGTCATGCGGGGAGTTGTCAGTCTGAAGCAATGGCACATGAACCCACTCTGTAGTCTAAGTGATGAACAAAGGCTCTATTTGTTAAGAAAG GTGAAAGAGAAGGAAATAAGTCTCAAAGAGCTCAAGCACGAGGCTCACAATGTTAGATCTCTTTCACAAGTGCAAGAGGCcattgtgaatttttttcaattgaagAGCTGGGAGGAGGCGACAAATAAATTTGGGGACAGTGTTTGTTCAGAGAGGCTTCTACGGTTTAGG GGTGACTTTGAGAAGTTACatgaatttaaaatgtttttgaagcacCTTCAGAACAAAACTGAACATACAATTGATGGGCAGGCCAGTGGCACAATCATCACTGGATCTGATGGTGTTACCAAGGGCCAAGTTGTGTTTTCAAGGTATGAAGATGTGGAAGCATCATCTTCATGCCTTGAGAATGGGGCATTCTTGTCAATCGGACATGCTGGATAG
- the LOC138033621 gene encoding uncharacterized protein isoform X1 yields the protein MESQLDTEHGILKATSNGLRQQSVARRAVIKVERCRMQLFGCADVSGDAPNPGPSWRDDCSRILRKEKKGLSEVFAMARVGKDVWKEFQEVNSLCEKGSLKDQKVSAGEVMRGVVSLKQWHMNPLCSLSDEQRLYLLRKVKEKEISLKELKHEAHNVRSLSQVQEAIVNFFQLKSWEEATNKFGDSVCSERLLRFRGDFEKLHEFKMFLKHLQNKTEHTIDGQASGTIITGSDGVTKGQVVFSRYEDVEASSSCLENGAFLSIGHAG from the exons atggaaagtcaattggatactgaacatggaatcttaaaagcgacgagtaatggacttcgacaacaatctgtcgcccgtcgagccgtaatcaaa GTTGAACGATGTCGCATGCAATTATTTGGATGTGCAGATGTTTCTGGTGATGCACCAAATCCAGGCCCATCATGGAGGGATGACTGTTCTCGTATATTGCGTAAAGAG AAGAAAGGATTAAGTGAAGTGTTTGCTATGGCTAGAGTTGGTAAAGATGTGTGGAAAGAATTTCAGGAGGTGAATTCATTGTGCGAGAAAGGGAGCCTCAAAGATCAAAAAGTCAGTGCAGGAGAAGTCATGCGGGGAGTTGTCAGTCTGAAGCAATGGCACATGAACCCACTCTGTAGTCTAAGTGATGAACAAAGGCTCTATTTGTTAAGAAAG GTGAAAGAGAAGGAAATAAGTCTCAAAGAGCTCAAGCACGAGGCTCACAATGTTAGATCTCTTTCACAAGTGCAAGAGGCcattgtgaatttttttcaattgaagAGCTGGGAGGAGGCGACAAATAAATTTGGGGACAGTGTTTGTTCAGAGAGGCTTCTACGGTTTAGG GGTGACTTTGAGAAGTTACatgaatttaaaatgtttttgaagcacCTTCAGAACAAAACTGAACATACAATTGATGGGCAGGCCAGTGGCACAATCATCACTGGATCTGATGGTGTTACCAAGGGCCAAGTTGTGTTTTCAAGGTATGAAGATGTGGAAGCATCATCTTCATGCCTTGAGAATGGGGCATTCTTGTCAATCGGACATGCTGGATAG
- the LOC138033621 gene encoding uncharacterized protein isoform X3 yields the protein MESQLDTEHGILKATSNGLRQQSVARRAVIKVERCRMQLFGCADVSGDAPNPGPSWRDDCSRILRKEKKGLSEVFAMARVGKDVWKEFQEVNSLCEKGSLKDQKVSAGEVMRGVVSLKQWHMNPLCSLSDEQRLYLLRKVKEKEISLKELKHEAHNVRSLSQVQEAIVNFFQLKSWEEATNKFGDSVCSERLLRFRGDFEKLHEFKMFLKHLQNKTEHTIDGQASGTIITGSDGVTKGQVVFSRKRIAGWIQYEKAICLH from the exons atggaaagtcaattggatactgaacatggaatcttaaaagcgacgagtaatggacttcgacaacaatctgtcgcccgtcgagccgtaatcaaa GTTGAACGATGTCGCATGCAATTATTTGGATGTGCAGATGTTTCTGGTGATGCACCAAATCCAGGCCCATCATGGAGGGATGACTGTTCTCGTATATTGCGTAAAGAG AAGAAAGGATTAAGTGAAGTGTTTGCTATGGCTAGAGTTGGTAAAGATGTGTGGAAAGAATTTCAGGAGGTGAATTCATTGTGCGAGAAAGGGAGCCTCAAAGATCAAAAAGTCAGTGCAGGAGAAGTCATGCGGGGAGTTGTCAGTCTGAAGCAATGGCACATGAACCCACTCTGTAGTCTAAGTGATGAACAAAGGCTCTATTTGTTAAGAAAG GTGAAAGAGAAGGAAATAAGTCTCAAAGAGCTCAAGCACGAGGCTCACAATGTTAGATCTCTTTCACAAGTGCAAGAGGCcattgtgaatttttttcaattgaagAGCTGGGAGGAGGCGACAAATAAATTTGGGGACAGTGTTTGTTCAGAGAGGCTTCTACGGTTTAGG GGTGACTTTGAGAAGTTACatgaatttaaaatgtttttgaagcacCTTCAGAACAAAACTGAACATACAATTGATGGGCAGGCCAGTGGCACAATCATCACTGGATCTGATGGTGTTACCAAGGGCCAAGTTGTGTTTTCAAG gaaACGGATTGCTGGCTGGATTCAGTATGAAAAGGCCATCTGTTTACATTGA